One window of uncultured Trichococcus sp. genomic DNA carries:
- a CDS encoding phosphoglycerate kinase: MTKKVVTDLDVAGKKVLVRADFNVPMKDGAITNDNRIVQALPTINYLIENNAKVILFSHLGKVKTEEDKAKLSLKPVADRLAELLGKEVTFVPETRGEALEAAVAALKDGDVLVFENTRFEDVDGKKESKNDPELGKYWASLGDLFVNDAFGTAHRAHASNVGIASNLESAAGFLMEKEIKFIGGAVDEPVRPFVAILGGAKVSDKIGVIKHLLNKADKVLIGGGMAYTFMKAQGLEIGKSLLEADKVELAKELLESAGDKLILPIDAKMAHEFGNDVEITIAKNEEFPADQMALDIGPASVELFAKELEGAKTVVWNGPMGVFELSNFAQGTIGVCEAIAKLSDAVTIIGGGDSAAAAMQLGFADDFTHISTGGGASLEYLEGKELPGVASISDK, translated from the coding sequence ATGACAAAGAAAGTTGTAACAGATTTAGATGTAGCTGGGAAAAAAGTATTGGTTCGTGCTGATTTCAACGTTCCTATGAAAGATGGAGCAATCACTAACGACAACCGTATCGTTCAAGCTCTTCCTACAATCAACTACTTGATCGAAAATAACGCAAAAGTCATCCTTTTCTCTCACTTAGGAAAAGTAAAAACTGAAGAAGACAAAGCGAAGTTGAGCTTGAAGCCTGTAGCTGACCGTTTGGCTGAATTATTGGGCAAAGAAGTCACTTTCGTTCCTGAAACACGCGGCGAAGCTTTGGAAGCTGCAGTTGCAGCTTTGAAAGATGGAGATGTTTTGGTATTCGAAAACACTCGTTTCGAAGATGTTGACGGCAAAAAAGAAAGCAAAAACGACCCTGAATTGGGCAAATACTGGGCTAGCCTGGGCGACTTGTTCGTAAACGACGCATTCGGTACGGCTCACCGTGCACATGCTTCCAACGTCGGAATCGCTTCTAACCTTGAAAGTGCTGCTGGATTCTTGATGGAGAAAGAAATCAAGTTCATCGGCGGAGCTGTTGACGAGCCTGTTCGTCCGTTCGTAGCGATCCTTGGCGGAGCGAAAGTAAGCGACAAGATCGGCGTCATCAAACACTTGTTGAACAAAGCCGACAAAGTACTTATCGGTGGCGGTATGGCTTACACATTCATGAAAGCACAAGGCCTGGAAATCGGCAAATCCTTATTGGAAGCTGATAAAGTCGAATTGGCTAAAGAATTGTTGGAGAGCGCTGGCGATAAATTGATCTTGCCTATCGATGCTAAAATGGCTCACGAATTCGGCAACGATGTGGAAATCACAATCGCGAAAAACGAAGAATTCCCTGCTGACCAAATGGCATTGGATATCGGACCTGCTTCCGTCGAATTGTTCGCTAAAGAGCTTGAAGGCGCAAAAACTGTCGTATGGAACGGACCTATGGGTGTGTTCGAATTATCGAACTTTGCTCAAGGAACAATCGGTGTCTGCGAAGCAATCGCTAAATTAAGCGATGCTGTAACGATCATCGGCGGCGGAGACTCAGCTGCAGCTGCAATGCAATTAGGCTTTGCTGATGATTTCACGCACATCTCAACAGGTGGCGGAGCATCATTGGAATACCTAGAAGGTAAAGAATTACCAGGTGTAGCATCAATTTCTGACAAATAA
- the serC gene encoding 3-phosphoserine/phosphohydroxythreonine transaminase, with the protein MKRARNFSAGPAILPESVLEKVQSEMLSYRDSGMSVMEMSHRSSLFEEIITEAEQLLRELMNIPEGYKVLFLQGGASLQFSMIPMNLGKGGKVGYVNSGSWAKKAISEAKILKVPNIELLASSEADNFTYIPEIPETDEAYDYIHITTNNTIEGTAFQTIPRFVNAPIVADMSSNILSNRYDVNDFGLIYAGAQKNIGPAGLTIVIVKEDLIQTEKTLPSMLDYRTHIKNDSLYNTPPSFSIYVAKLVFEWLKDLGGVEAMVKQNEEKAGLLYRTIEESDLFSSPVAVNSRSLTNIPFVTGDKDLDAKFVKEATALGFLNLKGHRSVGGMRASIYNAFPYEGVKELTEFMKAFEAKEGKFK; encoded by the coding sequence ATGAAAAGAGCAAGAAATTTTTCCGCTGGTCCAGCAATACTACCAGAATCAGTCTTAGAGAAAGTACAGAGTGAAATGCTATCCTACAGAGATAGTGGCATGTCAGTTATGGAGATGAGTCACCGCTCCTCCTTGTTCGAAGAGATCATTACAGAAGCAGAGCAATTATTACGGGAATTGATGAATATCCCGGAAGGTTATAAAGTCTTGTTCTTACAAGGTGGCGCAAGCCTGCAGTTCTCCATGATTCCGATGAATCTTGGGAAAGGCGGCAAAGTCGGTTACGTCAACTCTGGATCATGGGCTAAGAAAGCCATCTCTGAAGCTAAGATCTTAAAAGTTCCGAATATTGAATTATTGGCCAGTTCCGAAGCGGATAATTTCACTTACATTCCTGAAATTCCGGAAACAGATGAAGCGTACGATTATATCCATATCACAACGAACAACACAATCGAAGGAACAGCTTTCCAAACAATCCCTCGTTTTGTTAACGCACCGATTGTTGCCGATATGTCTTCCAACATTTTGTCCAACCGTTATGATGTCAACGACTTCGGTTTGATCTACGCAGGCGCACAAAAAAATATCGGACCTGCAGGGTTGACGATCGTGATCGTGAAAGAAGATCTGATCCAGACCGAGAAAACATTGCCAAGCATGCTTGATTACCGTACACACATCAAAAATGATTCTTTATACAATACACCACCAAGCTTCTCCATCTACGTAGCCAAATTAGTCTTCGAATGGTTGAAGGATTTGGGCGGCGTGGAAGCAATGGTGAAACAGAACGAAGAAAAAGCAGGCTTATTGTACCGCACAATCGAAGAATCAGACTTGTTCTCTTCCCCTGTTGCAGTCAATTCCCGTTCGTTGACGAATATCCCATTCGTTACCGGAGACAAAGACTTGGATGCGAAGTTCGTCAAAGAAGCTACAGCTTTAGGCTTCCTGAACTTGAAAGGCCACCGTTCTGTTGGCGGCATGCGCGCAAGTATCTACAATGCATTCCCGTATGAAGGCGTTAAAGAATTAACAGAATTTATGAAAGCTTTTGAAGCTAAGGAAGGGAAATTCAAATAA
- the gpmI gene encoding 2,3-bisphosphoglycerate-independent phosphoglycerate mutase: MSKKPVAIIILDGFGWRNEMMGNAVKLAKKPNFDRYWNNFPHATMLASGLAVGLPEGQMGNSEVGHTNIGAGRVVYQSLTRIDKAIQDGEFLTNEALVGAYDHTTQNDSALHLFGLLSDGGVHSHINHVIALIKSAKEKGVKKLYLHAFLDGRDVDPHAAPGYIETVEKAMEEIGLGEIATVSGRYYAMDRDNRWERVELAYNAIAHGEGEKFESAQDVVKASYADGKTDEFVLPTVIVKDGKPVGPLQDNDAIIFFNFRPDRAIQLSNAFTNEEWDNFDRGERAKNVKFVTMTSYQDTVIADIAFKPIPMTNVLGEVLAQHKLSQLRIAETEKYPHVTFFMNGGRHEPFEGEGRILIPSPKVATYDLKPEMSAYEVGEALVKEINDDKYDAIILNFANPDMVGHSGMLEPTIKAIEAVDENLGAVVDAIHAKGGYAIIFADHGNADTMSTEDGQPHTAHTTVPVPVIVTKEGVTLRTDGKLADVAPTMLDLLNVEKPAEMTGESLIVKA, translated from the coding sequence ATGAGTAAAAAACCGGTAGCAATAATTATTTTGGACGGTTTCGGCTGGAGAAACGAAATGATGGGCAATGCGGTTAAGCTAGCAAAGAAACCGAACTTTGACCGTTATTGGAACAATTTTCCGCATGCAACGATGCTGGCTTCCGGATTGGCTGTAGGACTGCCTGAAGGCCAAATGGGTAATTCCGAAGTAGGGCATACAAACATTGGTGCCGGACGAGTTGTCTACCAAAGTTTGACCAGAATCGACAAAGCTATCCAAGATGGCGAATTCTTGACGAACGAAGCGCTAGTCGGTGCTTACGATCACACAACTCAGAATGATTCTGCATTGCACCTTTTCGGTTTGCTTTCTGACGGTGGTGTGCACAGTCACATCAACCATGTCATCGCCTTGATCAAGAGCGCAAAAGAAAAAGGCGTCAAAAAACTTTATCTGCATGCTTTCCTTGATGGCCGCGACGTGGATCCGCACGCTGCACCAGGCTACATCGAAACAGTGGAAAAAGCGATGGAAGAAATCGGACTTGGCGAAATCGCGACTGTTTCTGGTCGTTACTACGCTATGGACCGTGACAACCGTTGGGAACGTGTGGAATTGGCATACAACGCCATCGCACACGGCGAAGGCGAAAAATTCGAATCTGCACAGGATGTCGTAAAAGCAAGCTACGCAGATGGCAAAACCGATGAATTCGTCTTGCCGACTGTCATCGTCAAAGATGGCAAGCCAGTGGGCCCGCTGCAAGACAACGATGCGATCATCTTCTTCAACTTCCGTCCTGACCGCGCGATTCAATTATCGAATGCGTTCACGAATGAAGAATGGGACAACTTTGATCGCGGAGAACGCGCTAAAAATGTGAAATTTGTGACGATGACTTCTTACCAAGATACAGTAATCGCGGATATCGCCTTCAAGCCGATTCCGATGACAAATGTTCTGGGTGAAGTTCTGGCGCAACACAAGCTTTCACAACTGCGTATCGCGGAAACTGAAAAATATCCGCACGTAACTTTCTTCATGAACGGCGGACGTCACGAGCCTTTCGAAGGCGAAGGACGCATCCTGATCCCTTCACCGAAAGTTGCAACTTATGATCTGAAACCTGAAATGAGCGCTTATGAAGTGGGCGAAGCATTAGTGAAAGAGATCAATGACGACAAATATGACGCCATCATCCTTAACTTTGCGAACCCTGACATGGTAGGCCATTCAGGTATGTTGGAACCTACAATCAAAGCGATCGAAGCAGTAGATGAGAACCTGGGTGCAGTCGTTGACGCTATCCATGCAAAAGGTGGCTATGCCATCATCTTCGCTGACCACGGTAACGCGGATACTATGTCCACTGAAGACGGACAACCGCATACCGCGCACACAACCGTACCGGTTCCTGTGATCGTGACCAAAGAAGGCGTGACGTTGCGCACAGACGGCAAATTGGCCGATGTTGCTCCAACTATGCTAGATTTATTGAACGTAGAAAAACCAGCAGAAATGACAGGCGAATCGCTGATCGTTAAAGCATAA
- a CDS encoding sugar-binding domain-containing protein: MEESISVLQQIVPDIMSVLQNRYHIMRNIQMYAPVGRRVLADKVSLSERTLRTETDFLRKQGLLSSSKNGMELTEEGEKIFLQLERFMRLLLNMDAKEKALADYLNIQFCRIVPGDSDEDASILDEIGKTAAKELHALLPAGEFIVAVAGGSTMARAAEHFSPELSQNRNFIFVPTRGGLGESMSIQANSVSDRMAQLVGGENMALFVPDNLSEKAYASMKSEPSIKHTLSVMKKANCLLYSIGNAKVMMERRRMSHGLISSLEAHNAVGEAFGCYFNENGEIVYRLSRFGLQIEEIEKIPYAMAIAGGSTKAKAIKAFMKYAPHQTWLITDEGAANLILKGVTL; encoded by the coding sequence ATGGAAGAGTCTATTTCGGTCTTGCAGCAAATAGTCCCGGACATTATGTCAGTCCTTCAAAATCGTTACCATATCATGCGTAATATCCAAATGTATGCTCCAGTCGGGAGACGTGTCCTGGCCGATAAAGTTTCCTTATCAGAAAGGACATTACGGACCGAGACAGATTTTTTGCGGAAACAAGGTCTTCTTTCCAGCTCGAAGAACGGGATGGAATTGACCGAGGAAGGCGAAAAAATCTTTCTTCAACTGGAAAGGTTCATGCGGTTACTGCTGAATATGGATGCGAAAGAAAAGGCGTTAGCGGATTATTTGAACATTCAATTTTGTAGGATTGTTCCTGGCGATAGTGATGAAGATGCATCCATTTTGGATGAAATCGGAAAAACAGCCGCCAAAGAACTGCACGCACTATTGCCGGCAGGCGAATTTATCGTTGCTGTTGCTGGCGGGAGTACAATGGCACGGGCTGCCGAACATTTTTCACCCGAATTGTCCCAGAACAGGAATTTCATTTTTGTTCCGACACGAGGCGGTTTAGGAGAATCCATGTCGATTCAAGCCAACAGTGTCAGCGATCGTATGGCGCAATTGGTCGGCGGTGAGAACATGGCACTTTTCGTTCCCGATAATTTGAGCGAAAAAGCTTATGCATCCATGAAATCCGAGCCATCAATCAAACATACTTTATCCGTCATGAAGAAGGCAAACTGCTTGTTATATAGCATCGGTAATGCTAAAGTAATGATGGAAAGACGCAGGATGTCGCATGGGTTGATTTCGTCCCTGGAAGCGCACAATGCAGTAGGTGAAGCCTTTGGTTGTTACTTCAACGAGAACGGCGAAATCGTTTATCGATTGTCCCGATTCGGACTCCAGATTGAAGAAATCGAAAAGATCCCGTACGCGATGGCCATCGCAGGGGGAAGCACGAAAGCCAAGGCAATTAAAGCGTTCATGAAATATGCCCCGCATCAAACATGGCTGATTACGGATGAGGGCGCAGCTAATCTGATTTTAAAAGGGGTAACCCTTTAA
- the secG gene encoding preprotein translocase subunit SecG, translated as MSLYDVLLTALLVVSVLLIIVVLMQPSKTNAASTLTGGAEQLFGKQKARGFEAVLRQITVVLGALFILIALALTYLSSN; from the coding sequence TTGTCATTATACGATGTACTATTAACGGCCCTGTTGGTTGTTTCTGTGCTGTTGATCATTGTTGTGCTGATGCAGCCATCAAAAACAAATGCAGCCAGCACGCTTACAGGTGGAGCGGAGCAATTATTCGGTAAACAAAAGGCAAGAGGTTTTGAAGCGGTATTGCGTCAGATTACAGTCGTTCTGGGAGCGCTGTTCATCTTGATCGCCCTGGCTTTAACCTATCTATCCTCAAATTGA
- a CDS encoding phosphoglycerate dehydrogenase, which yields MFEIKTYNAIAPEGLKLLNADQFALNSGANPDGIILRSEKLHGMEFPESLKAIARAGAGVNNVPVEECSEAGVVVFNTPGANANAVKELVLAAMIMAARPIKEGMEWVQTLSGDDVEKQVEKGKSQFAGTEISGKTLGVIGLGAIGAMLANDAFRLGMEVIGYDPYVSVETAWNINRRVQKAASIAEILEKADYVSIHVPVNGDTKGMVDATFLAQMKDNAVLLNFARGELVNTADMLAALKEKSIRKYVTDFADEALLHNDDIIVMPHLGASTEEAEVNCAIMAAQTLKYFLETGNIVNSVNFPGVDIAMHSPIRLTIVNKNIPNMVGQISSGLAKYFINIEDILNRSRGNYAYTVIDIAETDQAVLDEVIEKIKTIDGIVNVRVIRR from the coding sequence ATGTTCGAGATTAAAACTTACAATGCGATTGCCCCAGAAGGCTTAAAGTTACTGAATGCAGATCAATTCGCCCTTAACTCAGGCGCAAATCCTGACGGTATCATCCTGCGCAGCGAAAAACTGCATGGCATGGAATTCCCGGAGAGCCTGAAAGCTATCGCCCGTGCCGGCGCTGGTGTCAACAACGTACCCGTTGAAGAATGTTCCGAAGCAGGTGTCGTTGTCTTCAACACGCCTGGTGCGAATGCCAATGCGGTTAAAGAACTTGTTTTGGCAGCTATGATAATGGCTGCCCGTCCGATCAAAGAAGGAATGGAATGGGTCCAAACATTAAGCGGTGACGATGTCGAGAAGCAAGTCGAAAAAGGCAAAAGCCAATTTGCGGGGACAGAAATCTCCGGTAAAACATTGGGTGTCATCGGCCTGGGTGCCATCGGTGCGATGTTGGCCAACGATGCATTCCGTTTAGGCATGGAAGTCATCGGTTATGACCCATATGTTTCTGTAGAAACAGCATGGAACATCAACCGCCGTGTCCAAAAAGCTGCTTCAATCGCTGAAATATTGGAAAAAGCAGATTACGTTTCCATCCACGTGCCTGTCAATGGCGATACAAAAGGCATGGTTGACGCAACCTTCCTGGCTCAAATGAAAGACAACGCAGTTCTGTTGAACTTTGCCCGCGGCGAATTGGTCAATACGGCTGATATGCTGGCAGCATTGAAAGAAAAGAGCATCCGCAAATACGTAACGGATTTCGCTGACGAAGCCTTGCTTCACAACGATGACATCATTGTAATGCCTCACTTGGGAGCTTCCACTGAAGAAGCCGAAGTGAACTGCGCAATCATGGCAGCCCAAACATTGAAATACTTCCTGGAAACAGGGAACATCGTGAATTCCGTGAACTTCCCGGGAGTCGATATCGCGATGCATTCACCGATCCGTTTGACGATCGTCAACAAGAACATCCCGAACATGGTCGGCCAGATTTCTTCCGGCTTGGCTAAATACTTCATCAACATCGAAGATATCCTGAACCGCAGCCGCGGCAACTACGCCTACACTGTCATCGATATCGCCGAAACAGATCAAGCGGTACTGGATGAAGTAATCGAAAAAATCAAAACAATCGACGGTATCGTAAACGTCCGCGTCATCAGAAGATAA
- the eno gene encoding phosphopyruvate hydratase, which yields MPYITDILAREVLDSRGNPTIEVEVYTESGAFGRGMVPSGASTGEHEAIELRDGDKARYLGKGVLKAVENVNDIIADAILGFDVRDQLAIDKTMIDLDGTPNKEKLGANAILAVSIAVARAAADYLDVPLYQYLGGFNAKTLPTPMMNIINGGSHADNSIDFQEFMIMPVGAPSFKEALRMGAEVFHALAAILKSKGYSTAVGDEGGFAPNLGSNEEGFEVIIEAIEKAGYVPGKDVVLAMDAASSEFYNKEKGVYDLADSGEGEKTVDEMIEFYAELCKKYPIISIEDGLDENDWEGTKKLTEVLGDKVQIVGDDLFVTNTEKLSKAIELGVANSILIKVNQIGSLTETFEAIEMAKKAGYTAVVSHRSGETEDATIADIAVATNAGQIKTGSLSRTDRIAKYNQLLRIEDQLGELAVYDGLKSFYNLKNK from the coding sequence ATGCCATACATTACAGATATTTTAGCTAGAGAAGTACTTGATTCACGCGGTAACCCAACTATTGAAGTTGAAGTCTACACAGAGAGCGGCGCTTTCGGACGCGGAATGGTTCCATCAGGAGCTTCTACTGGCGAACACGAAGCAATCGAATTACGTGACGGCGACAAAGCACGTTACCTTGGAAAAGGTGTTTTGAAAGCTGTAGAAAACGTAAACGACATCATTGCTGACGCTATCTTAGGTTTCGATGTACGTGACCAATTAGCTATCGACAAAACAATGATCGACTTAGATGGCACTCCTAACAAAGAAAAATTGGGCGCTAACGCAATCTTGGCAGTATCTATCGCAGTAGCTCGCGCTGCAGCAGATTACCTTGATGTACCATTGTACCAATACTTAGGCGGATTCAACGCTAAAACATTGCCAACTCCAATGATGAACATCATCAACGGCGGATCACATGCTGACAACAGCATCGACTTCCAAGAATTCATGATCATGCCTGTAGGCGCTCCTTCATTCAAAGAAGCTCTACGTATGGGTGCTGAAGTATTCCACGCATTGGCTGCAATCTTGAAATCTAAAGGTTACTCTACTGCTGTAGGTGACGAGGGTGGCTTCGCTCCTAACTTGGGTTCAAACGAAGAAGGTTTCGAAGTAATCATCGAAGCTATCGAAAAAGCTGGCTATGTACCTGGTAAAGACGTTGTTCTTGCTATGGATGCTGCTTCTTCAGAATTCTACAACAAAGAAAAAGGTGTTTACGACTTGGCTGATTCCGGCGAAGGCGAAAAGACTGTCGATGAAATGATCGAATTCTACGCTGAATTATGCAAAAAATACCCAATCATCTCAATCGAAGATGGCTTGGATGAAAACGACTGGGAAGGTACTAAGAAACTGACTGAAGTTTTAGGCGACAAAGTTCAAATCGTTGGTGACGACTTGTTCGTTACAAACACTGAAAAACTTTCTAAAGCTATCGAATTAGGCGTTGCTAACTCAATCTTGATCAAAGTTAACCAAATCGGTTCATTGACTGAAACTTTTGAAGCTATCGAAATGGCTAAAAAAGCTGGTTACACTGCAGTTGTTTCTCACCGTTCAGGCGAAACAGAAGATGCTACAATCGCTGACATCGCTGTTGCAACAAACGCTGGACAAATCAAGACTGGTTCATTGAGCCGTACTGACCGTATCGCTAAATACAACCAATTGTTACGCATCGAAGATCAATTAGGCGAATTGGCTGTATACGATGGTTTGAAATCTTTCTACAACCTAAAAAACAAATAA
- the tpiA gene encoding triose-phosphate isomerase translates to MRKPIIAGNWKMNKTAKEAQAFIEAVKTKVPAFDKVEAVIGSPALFLENMVAATEGTDLKVAAQNCYFEEEGAFTGEISPKALGDLGVDYVIIGHSERREYFHETDEDINKKAHAILRNGMTPIVCCGETLEQRESGVTNEWVSGQITAALKDLTADQVANLVIAYEPIWAIGTGKSSSAQDANDTCGVVRATVASIYGQEVADKVRVQYGGSVKPENIAEYMAEEHIDGALVGGASLVPDSFLALLEAIK, encoded by the coding sequence TTGCGTAAACCGATTATTGCCGGTAACTGGAAAATGAACAAAACAGCTAAGGAAGCACAAGCATTCATCGAGGCTGTAAAAACTAAGGTTCCTGCTTTTGATAAAGTAGAAGCTGTCATTGGATCACCGGCTTTATTTTTAGAAAACATGGTAGCAGCTACAGAGGGAACAGATTTGAAAGTTGCCGCGCAAAACTGTTACTTTGAAGAAGAGGGTGCCTTCACAGGCGAAATCAGCCCGAAAGCTTTAGGCGACTTAGGCGTCGACTACGTCATTATCGGACACTCTGAAAGACGTGAGTACTTCCACGAAACAGATGAAGACATCAATAAAAAAGCACATGCTATTCTGCGCAATGGCATGACACCTATCGTTTGCTGCGGCGAAACGTTGGAACAACGCGAATCAGGCGTAACAAACGAGTGGGTTTCAGGACAAATTACAGCAGCTTTGAAAGATTTGACTGCAGACCAAGTGGCTAACCTGGTCATCGCTTATGAGCCAATCTGGGCAATCGGTACAGGCAAATCTTCTTCCGCACAAGATGCGAACGACACTTGCGGCGTAGTACGCGCAACTGTAGCTTCAATCTACGGACAAGAAGTGGCTGACAAAGTGCGCGTTCAATACGGCGGCAGCGTAAAACCTGAAAATATTGCAGAATACATGGCTGAAGAGCACATTGACGGCGCGTTGGTCGGTGGTGCTAGTTTAGTTCCTGATTCATTCTTAGCATTATTGGAGGCTATTAAATAA
- the gap gene encoding type I glyceraldehyde-3-phosphate dehydrogenase produces the protein MTVKVGINGFGRIGRLAFRRIQEVEGIEVVAINDLTDAKMLAHLLKYDTTQGRFNGDVEVNDGFFTVNGKDIKVLSQRNPADLPWAELGVEFVLECTGFFMSKSGAQAHVDAGAKRVLLSAPAGSDVKTIVYNVNHSELNADDVIVSGASCTTNCLAPMAKVLNDEFGIVEGLMTTIHAYTGDQNTLDAPHPKGDFRRARAAAANIVPNTTGAAKAIGDVLPELKGKLDGAAQRVPVPTGSLTELVTVLEKTVTVEEINAAMKAASNESYGYTEDELVSSDIVGINFGSLFDATQTKVMTVGDKQLVKTVSWYDNEMSYASQLVRTLVEFASL, from the coding sequence ATGACAGTAAAAGTTGGTATTAACGGTTTTGGACGTATTGGACGTTTAGCATTCCGCCGTATTCAAGAAGTAGAAGGAATCGAAGTTGTAGCAATCAATGACTTGACTGACGCTAAAATGTTGGCTCACTTATTGAAATATGATACAACTCAAGGCAGATTCAATGGTGATGTAGAAGTTAATGACGGATTCTTCACTGTAAACGGAAAAGACATCAAAGTGTTATCACAACGTAACCCAGCAGATCTTCCATGGGCAGAACTTGGCGTAGAGTTCGTATTAGAATGTACTGGTTTCTTCATGAGCAAATCAGGCGCTCAAGCTCACGTTGATGCAGGCGCTAAACGTGTTCTATTATCTGCTCCAGCAGGCAGCGACGTTAAAACAATCGTTTATAACGTTAACCACAGCGAATTGAATGCTGATGATGTCATCGTTTCAGGTGCATCTTGCACAACTAACTGCTTAGCTCCAATGGCTAAAGTATTGAACGATGAATTCGGAATCGTTGAAGGCTTAATGACTACAATCCACGCATACACTGGCGACCAAAACACTTTGGATGCTCCACACCCTAAAGGTGACTTCCGTCGTGCGCGTGCTGCTGCAGCAAACATCGTTCCTAACACAACTGGTGCTGCTAAAGCTATCGGTGACGTATTGCCTGAATTGAAAGGCAAATTGGACGGAGCTGCTCAACGTGTTCCAGTTCCTACCGGTTCATTAACTGAATTAGTTACTGTATTGGAAAAAACTGTAACTGTTGAAGAAATCAATGCTGCTATGAAAGCTGCTTCTAACGAATCTTACGGCTACACTGAAGATGAATTAGTTTCAAGCGATATCGTAGGCATCAACTTCGGTTCTTTATTCGATGCAACACAAACTAAAGTAATGACAGTTGGAGACAAGCAATTAGTTAAAACTGTTTCTTGGTACGACAATGAAATGTCTTACGCTTCACAATTAGTACGTACTTTAGTAGAATTTGCTAGCTTATAA
- a CDS encoding RNA polymerase factor sigma-54 yields MSVLSRMHMDKESLGESLKLVGYDNEELFAYLQQKALGNPLIEVKINKEFDERAVKEKTVVYKPDKDDPMDTVSAMDQVFEEVPALDTFLLEQIHANMRDTPLRDLVLFLVAFINPEGYVTIDLNEAAEKKGVEPIVMLDALTLLHQLDPPGVGARNLQECLMLQTERDEHAPEIAYYVLENFFTEFSDKNWQAIADEMDVDLTDVKSVFEYVQTLDPTPGSAFGDDSLSLPRPDLYLQLVDGHLTVKYNEWASPFVVFQKDYYEEMMQHEDEEVQQFLAVKKTEWEQLRSALAFRKELLLAAGELICNSQKGFFLEGRELEPLDVNRLAEDLAVPVTVMREEILEKMIETDRGTFLLHQLCGE; encoded by the coding sequence GTGTCAGTTCTGTCAAGAATGCATATGGATAAGGAAAGCTTAGGGGAATCGCTGAAACTTGTGGGATACGACAACGAGGAATTGTTCGCATATCTTCAACAAAAAGCATTAGGCAATCCTTTGATCGAAGTGAAAATAAATAAAGAGTTTGACGAACGCGCTGTAAAAGAAAAAACGGTTGTATACAAGCCGGACAAGGACGATCCTATGGACACTGTTTCCGCAATGGATCAAGTGTTTGAAGAAGTGCCGGCATTGGATACTTTTTTATTGGAACAAATTCATGCAAATATGCGGGATACACCCTTGCGCGATTTGGTTTTATTTTTGGTGGCATTCATCAATCCGGAAGGTTACGTCACCATCGATCTGAACGAAGCTGCAGAAAAGAAGGGCGTCGAACCGATTGTGATGTTGGATGCGTTGACGCTTCTGCACCAATTGGATCCCCCTGGTGTGGGCGCCCGGAATCTGCAGGAATGCCTGATGCTGCAGACGGAGCGGGATGAGCACGCTCCGGAGATCGCTTATTATGTCCTGGAAAATTTCTTCACGGAATTCAGTGATAAAAACTGGCAAGCGATAGCGGATGAAATGGATGTGGATCTGACCGATGTGAAAAGTGTATTTGAGTATGTCCAAACGTTGGATCCAACTCCAGGATCGGCATTCGGCGATGACAGTCTTTCTTTGCCGAGACCGGATCTTTATCTGCAGCTGGTGGATGGACATCTGACTGTGAAATACAATGAGTGGGCTTCTCCGTTTGTTGTTTTCCAAAAAGACTATTATGAAGAGATGATGCAGCATGAAGATGAGGAGGTGCAACAATTTCTGGCGGTGAAGAAAACGGAATGGGAGCAGCTGCGCTCGGCATTGGCTTTCAGGAAGGAATTGTTGCTTGCGGCGGGAGAACTGATCTGCAACTCGCAGAAAGGCTTTTTTCTGGAAGGTCGAGAATTGGAACCACTTGATGTGAATCGCCTGGCCGAAGATTTGGCGGTCCCGGTCACCGTCATGCGCGAAGAAATATTGGAGAAAATGATCGAAACAGACCGTGGGACGTTTTTGTTGCACCAGTTGTGCGGTGAATAG